A region of the Cupriavidus taiwanensis genome:
TTCCCGATCTTCCGGAGACTGGCTACTACCAAACGCTCCGCGTGACGGAGCGGTCCCCACAAAAGTCGGTATCGAAGGCCGCAGGGGCGGCATCCGGAAATCTGTCGTGCCTGCCAGCGCTGGGTGCCGACGCGTGCCGCGCGGTGCCAGCCTGGCCGGTCTGCCCGCGCCGTCCGGTGCTTGCTTCGGTGCACCGTGCGTCAGGCAGTGATCGAATAGTAAATGGGAATCGATCTCATTACAAGGAAAATTTTTCGGCAGGCGTGATTACCGTTCTGCGACACCCGCTCAGGCGATCGCCGTCTCCAGCGCCACCCCGTCGCGCCCCGGGTCCGCGCCGCCATCGAGCTCGCCGTTCACCAGCCGGATCGCGTGCACCCAGGCAATGGTGTAGTTGTACGGATTGCGAATCACCTCATAGCCTTGCGCTTCCAGTTCCGCGGTGAGATAGCGCGGAATCCGGTTGCAGACGTCGATGGCATTGCTGGTCGACGAGAAGCGTGGCGCCGACACGGCGGACTGCATCGCCATGCCGAAGTCCACCACGTTCAGGATGGCCTGCAGCACGCCCATCGCGATCTGGGTGCCGCCCGGTGCGCCAAGCACGATCTCCGGTTTGCCGTCGCGGAACACGATCGAAGGGCACGACGAGGTGAAGCGCCGCTTGCCCGGCGCGATGCTGCCCGCGCGGCCCGGGCGCGGATCGAACACGCCCATGCAGCCGTTGTGCAGGAAGCCGAGGCCCGGCGTCATGACCCCCGACGGCATCGCCAGCGAATGCGTCAGCGCAATGCAGTTGCCCTCGCCATCGACCACCGACAGATGCGTGGTATCGCGCGGCACCACATGGCCGGGATTGACGCGGGCAATGTCGATCCTGTCGCCGGCAACGATGCCCGCGGCGAGCTCGCGGGCATAGCCCTTGTCGAGCAGGCGCGCCAGCGGCACCTCGACAAAGGCCGGATCGCCGACGTGCAGATCCTTGTCGCGCGTGGCCGCCTTCATCGCCTCGCAGACAATGCGCAGGTATTCCGCGGTGTTGTGGCCGATCCGGGCCAGGTCGAAGCGCTCGAGGATGTTCAGCATCTCGATCAGCATCACGCCGCCGCCCGGCGGCTGGTTGGTGGTGATGGTGCGATCGCGATAGGTGCCGGCCAGCGGCGCGGTGCGCTCGACCCGGTAGCCCGCCAGGTCCGCGCGCGACAGCAGCCCGCCGTTGGCCTCCATGTCGGCGACGATGCGCCCGGCGATATCGTGCAGATAGAACGCGTCCGCGCCCTCGCGCGCGATCTGCTCGAGCGTGTCGCCGAAATCTGGATTGTGCAGCGGCGTGCCGATGGTCTTGGGCGAGCCGTCTTCACGGCAATAGAGGCGCCGGCCATCGGCGCTGTACGCCAGGCGTTCGCGGTTGCTGGCGCGGCCGAGCGTGCCCTCGTCGATCCAGAACGCATACATCCCCGGCCGCACGAAATAGCCCTGGCGCGCCCAGCGGATCGCCGGCGCGATGACTTCCCGCCACGGCAGCCTGCCGTAGCCGCGGTGAATCGCCTCCAGGCCGCGCAGCGTGCCCGGCGTGGCGACCGACTGGTAGCCGATGTCGTTGAGCCGGTCCTTGACGAAGAAGCCGAAGCCGTCGCGAGCCTCGCCTTCCAGCTTGTCGGCCCACATGTCCGGGGTGGCGCGCGCCGGCGCGGTGGCGTGGAAGTCGATGTACTCGTGCGCCTGGTGCGACGGCATATACACCGCGGCCGTGCCGAACCCGGCGATGCCGCACATCAGCGGATCGACCACGGCCTGGGCAAACGCGCAGGCGACCGCGGCGTCCGCCGCATTGCCGCCGGCCCGCAGGATTTCGATGCCTGCTTCCGCCGCCTCGGGCTGCGGGCAGACGACCATGCCTTTTTTCATTGTTACCTCGGGATCTGGTGTCGGGTGCGCTTCAGTTGGCGCGCAGGTTCAGGTCGCCGATG
Encoded here:
- the ggt gene encoding gamma-glutamyltransferase; protein product: MVVCPQPEAAEAGIEILRAGGNAADAAVACAFAQAVVDPLMCGIAGFGTAAVYMPSHQAHEYIDFHATAPARATPDMWADKLEGEARDGFGFFVKDRLNDIGYQSVATPGTLRGLEAIHRGYGRLPWREVIAPAIRWARQGYFVRPGMYAFWIDEGTLGRASNRERLAYSADGRRLYCREDGSPKTIGTPLHNPDFGDTLEQIAREGADAFYLHDIAGRIVADMEANGGLLSRADLAGYRVERTAPLAGTYRDRTITTNQPPGGGVMLIEMLNILERFDLARIGHNTAEYLRIVCEAMKAATRDKDLHVGDPAFVEVPLARLLDKGYARELAAGIVAGDRIDIARVNPGHVVPRDTTHLSVVDGEGNCIALTHSLAMPSGVMTPGLGFLHNGCMGVFDPRPGRAGSIAPGKRRFTSSCPSIVFRDGKPEIVLGAPGGTQIAMGVLQAILNVVDFGMAMQSAVSAPRFSSTSNAIDVCNRIPRYLTAELEAQGYEVIRNPYNYTIAWVHAIRLVNGELDGGADPGRDGVALETAIA